The genome window CCTTGGGGCAAGCTAGGGCCATTGGCCAAGCAAAAAACGTTCTCATTGAGATAGCTGTGCTCCTTGAGATGGCTGTGGACTGGACTAGAGTGGTAGTCATGCAGACTGTTGAAAAAGTCCAGGTCAGAGTCTGAGGACAGACTGAGGTCCATGTAGCTGTGAGATGTCTCATCAGTAGATGGTGAGGGAGTGTGAGGGGTATCAGGTAACACATCACATGGACACATGGCACCGGTTTGATTAGCGTTTTCATCCAGGAACACTGACATGGACAAGCTGCCAAAACCGCCAACCCCTTTCAGCTGAGTCTGAGCACGCAGACAGCAGTCACTTTCATCACTGCTGAAAGAGAACTCCTCATCGGACTCTCCAAAGCTCAAGACATGAGCTAGTCCTCTGTCATCTGTGCCCTGTCGAGGGGGACAGAACTGAGGGCCAGGGTCATTGTCCGAGTCCTTACTCTGgacagaggagcaggaggaggagtccGTCATGTCGCTGCTGCAGCTGTTCTCTCCCTCGGCGGTCAGCTTGGCACCAAATAGGAAAGCAGGGGCAGGAAAGAGAGGAGCTGAGTATGGGGCTGTGCAGATTTCTAACGATGACAACGTGTCATCAAAAGAGCCTCTGCAGCAGTCCTGAGACCCAGGCTttccctcctgctcctcctcatccttcCCAGTCTGACTCCGCCCTTGGAGCGCAGCCCCCCGCAGTCGTCTCTCCAGCTCCAGCTTcatgagtgtgtggatgtagtGCGTCTGCACCCGGCCGGCGTTGAACTCCATGCGACCAGCAGGGTTCCCACAGCTGTCCTTGGTGCAGCCACAGGGGAAGCTGGAGCGGTCCATCTGCACAAGTTGAGAAAATGGAGGAACcaaccacaaaaaaaaagacattgatAAAAATTAACTTGCattctgtatttattttttcagtatttttttttttaaatataaaacaGTGCAAACAAATGCAGTGTAAACACATGTCCAGTGTGGTGCATGTCCTCCTCCCCCACATCAGTGTGTGAACTCTGTGTGCGGCACAGGGCCGTACCTGGCACTTGATCCCC of Alosa sapidissima isolate fAloSap1 chromosome 1, fAloSap1.pri, whole genome shotgun sequence contains these proteins:
- the LOC121720969 gene encoding cysteine/serine-rich nuclear protein 1-like, with protein sequence MSRHLKRKCKDSDEDQSYSSSSSRSSSSSSPSVSKWDSEEENYQGESPDWSPIYPPPHPKLSYSSILKRTKTARMKGNVRFDSVTVFLFQRCQGFTSVPSHGGCSLGMVRRHLSCQRYSLAEHRAEQRRQRREKLQDRLREERLEALKQTLLSNGTLTTEDAERLTVEDITEEELALKHVDEEEEDEEEGYLPHSYSSKQRRRLLQRAGVLCIEREEKRQLQELRRWREDCGCHCQGFCEPLTCACSLAGIKCQMDRSSFPCGCTKDSCGNPAGRMEFNAGRVQTHYIHTLMKLELERRLRGAALQGRSQTGKDEEEQEGKPGSQDCCRGSFDDTLSSLEICTAPYSAPLFPAPAFLFGAKLTAEGENSCSSDMTDSSSCSSVQSKDSDNDPGPQFCPPRQGTDDRGLAHVLSFGESDEEFSFSSDESDCCLRAQTQLKGVGGFGSLSMSVFLDENANQTGAMCPCDVLPDTPHTPSPSTDETSHSYMDLSLSSDSDLDFFNSLHDYHSSPVHSHLKEHSYLNENVFCLANGPSLPQGEDLGTQLLESLIGVA